A part of Scleropages formosus chromosome 3, fSclFor1.1, whole genome shotgun sequence genomic DNA contains:
- the LOC108935064 gene encoding tissue factor-like, translated as MIMDSRTPVYCGLILSLLLCDIISGEDYFPPAQGVSWSSLNFKTILMWNPEPRNHSYTVEFFGVGKDRERSPHCIRSLRTECDLTHVLMDLKETYYAEVLSEPLLGMTSDLIEFPYARSEQFTPYSDTLIGRPEFTIEVNEDKTKITLQIQDPLSPFYNNSKLLNMRDIFQDDLQYRVTYRKAKSTGKKVEMTDTNEIVLQVDRGESYCFYVQAFIPSRRGEKQLGALSKLQCSPAGEKSLHEEYGFVVLLCAALMIIVAFVITTILLCLCCKRKCQAKNEEKEKPYDHV; from the exons ATGATCatggacagcaggacccctgTTTACTGTGGATTAATTTTGTCccttttgctttgtgacatcATCTCAG GGGAGGATTACTTTCCCCCAGCTCAAGGTGTCAGCTGGTCCTCCTTAAACTTCAAGACCATATTAATGTGGAACCCTGAGCCGCGGAACCACTCGTACACAGTGGAGTTCTTTGG AGTTGGGAAAGACCGAGAGAGGAGCCCACACTGCATCCGTAGCCTGCGCACCGAGTGCGATCTCACCCACGTGTTGATGGACCTGAAAGAGACGTACTACGCCGAAGTCCTCTCGGAGCCTTTGCTGGGCATGACCTCCGACCTCATCGAATTCCCTTACGCCAGATCGGAGCAGTTCACCCCATACAGTGACA CTTTAATCGGAAGACCCGAGTTCACCATAGAAGTGAATGAAGACAAAACGAAGATCACGCTTCAGATACAAGACCCTCTTTCTCCGTTTTACAACAACAGTAAACTGTTAAACATGCGGGACATCTTCCAGGATGACCTTCAATACAGAGTGACTTACAGAAAAGCAAAGAGCACTGGAAAG AAAGTAGAGATGACGGATACAAACGAGATTGTGCTGCAAGTGGACCGGGGTGAAAGTTACTGCTTCTACGTGCAGGCCTTCATCCCGTCTCGGAGGGGAGAGAAGCAGCTGGGTGCTCTGAGCAAACTCCAGTGCTCTCCTGCAGGAGAGAAGTCCTTACATGAAG AGTATGGGTTCGTGGTGCTTTTGTGTGCTGCCCTCATGATCATCGTTGCCTTCGTCATCACCACCATTCTGCTCTGCCTGTGTTGTAAACGGAAGTGTCAGGCCAAGAAcgaggagaaagaaaaaccgTACGATCACGTTTAG